A window of the Yersinia rochesterensis genome harbors these coding sequences:
- a CDS encoding DNA-3-methyladenine glycosylase family protein — MFYNYGEIEINHLKRRDKKMAAAIERLGMIARPLSPDLFAALIRNIVDQQISVKAALTVNARLLALLGTVTPLTVAAASIEAIQGCGMTMRKAGYIKGAADAVLNGSLDLSAISQLPDNEVISQLSNLNGVGIWTAEMLLISSLSRPDILSWGDLAIRRGMMNLYRHKTLPRERFEQYRRRYTPYGTTASLYLWALSHEEMV, encoded by the coding sequence ATGTTCTACAACTACGGTGAGATAGAGATTAATCATCTTAAGCGGCGGGACAAAAAGATGGCGGCGGCTATTGAGCGGCTCGGAATGATAGCCCGCCCATTATCACCGGATTTGTTTGCTGCATTAATCAGAAATATCGTTGACCAGCAAATATCAGTTAAAGCGGCGCTCACTGTTAACGCACGCCTGTTGGCATTATTGGGTACAGTGACACCGCTCACGGTTGCCGCTGCGTCTATAGAAGCAATTCAAGGCTGCGGGATGACCATGCGTAAAGCCGGATATATCAAGGGCGCAGCCGACGCGGTACTCAATGGTTCACTGGATTTATCCGCTATTTCTCAGTTACCCGATAATGAGGTTATTTCCCAGCTATCAAATCTTAATGGTGTGGGTATTTGGACCGCAGAAATGTTGCTTATTTCTTCACTTTCTCGCCCAGACATTCTCAGTTGGGGAGATTTGGCCATCCGCCGCGGTATGATGAATTTATATCGCCACAAAACGCTACCGCGAGAACGTTTTGAACAATATCGCCGCCGCTACACGCCTTATGGCACAACTGCATCATTGTATTTATGGGCATTGTCACATGAAGAGATGGTATGA
- a CDS encoding HD domain-containing phosphohydrolase, giving the protein MPSNLFKLKKRYPLHIQIAAFFTLLIISIGTVIIIFGYSQLTKLTEISTNSQYQKTGEAIAAELDAITRPMMMSVNLLASMQITELSTLEQRMAFVSKFVEVLKQNDYASAVYSAYPNGDLFMLRRLTEANRTLFHAPEGAEWMIQSNRFLDSLPEKRFIYLNEKLQPIAVMPRDNDNYDPRRRDWFILASASPNLVTSPIYIFKGTGETGFTYSRRSENNQSIIGLDVSLASLSQFLIRQNLPLGSQAIIINSRGEIIASLPNPQENTANPMDADKQISVLQTLLNTQENSAEYNIDNSRSIIFDAQDKRWYGSIVDINNSGNKYQLVIATPASYLTADANSIRHYSTFIAFILLLLSLPLVWYFSRKISNPLIRLRKDADAISNLYFEEGQSEQSMIEEVDELHKSMSKMKSTLKQFISMGNMLTAENSFFRQMQGLLSETTEIAAMTGGIIFLADKDGGIFTPTAFRWHGENIPVAEMASLDIKENNFATFQPVLAGQTIAGTLNENNIFSQLQDFLQPYLPLRFVAVPMKTHDKQLLGFLLLFTPYQLNAEREHSKIQLVNALVGSLSVSVETQKLLQEQKNLLNAFIELIAGAIDAKSAYTGGHCQRVPQITKMLARAAVNIKEGPFANFSLSENEWEELHTACWLHDCGKITTPEFVVDKSTKLELIYDRIHEIRMRFEVLKCEKEIDFLRRHATINANDTEQQLLVAELRQLDDDFYFIAHCNIGGEFMSDDAIARIQHIAGYHWTRTLDDNVGIAHEERERKARQPVASIPALEPMLADKEEHLIYRDSNNKRKEYYDFKVPEPTLLYNRGEIYNLSIRRGTLTEEDRYKINEHIMQTIVMLKKLPFPRTMANVAAIAGGHHERMDGKGYPCQLTYKQMSIPVRMMAIADVFEALTAADRPYKPGKLLSEALNIMLNMVNENHLDRELFILFLQSGIWQEYAITYLQADKVDNIDISALLQKLGNQDISLAETV; this is encoded by the coding sequence ATGCCCAGTAACCTGTTCAAACTAAAAAAACGCTATCCTTTGCATATTCAGATTGCAGCCTTTTTCACTCTGCTGATTATCTCAATTGGTACTGTGATCATTATTTTTGGTTATAGCCAACTGACTAAACTGACTGAAATTAGCACCAATAGCCAATATCAAAAAACAGGGGAGGCTATTGCGGCAGAATTAGATGCGATAACACGACCAATGATGATGTCCGTTAACCTCCTCGCCAGTATGCAAATCACAGAATTATCGACACTTGAACAGCGGATGGCTTTTGTGAGTAAATTTGTTGAAGTTCTGAAACAGAATGACTACGCCAGTGCTGTGTATAGCGCTTATCCTAATGGTGATTTATTTATGCTACGTCGCCTAACAGAGGCTAATCGTACATTATTTCATGCGCCAGAAGGTGCTGAGTGGATGATTCAAAGTAATCGTTTTCTCGATAGCTTACCGGAGAAACGTTTTATTTATCTGAATGAGAAACTGCAGCCCATTGCTGTAATGCCACGCGATAATGATAACTATGATCCCAGGAGGCGAGATTGGTTTATTCTGGCCTCGGCAAGCCCCAACTTGGTCACCTCCCCTATTTATATTTTCAAAGGTACTGGTGAAACTGGTTTTACCTATAGTCGCCGATCTGAAAATAATCAGTCAATTATTGGGTTAGATGTTTCCCTAGCCTCATTATCACAATTTTTAATAAGACAAAATCTACCTCTGGGTAGCCAAGCCATTATTATAAATTCTCGTGGTGAAATTATCGCGAGCCTACCTAATCCGCAAGAAAACACAGCAAACCCAATGGATGCGGACAAACAGATTTCGGTATTACAAACATTGCTAAACACCCAAGAGAATAGCGCTGAGTACAATATTGATAATAGCCGCAGTATCATTTTTGATGCACAAGATAAGCGTTGGTACGGCTCAATTGTCGACATTAATAATAGCGGAAATAAATATCAGTTGGTCATTGCTACTCCGGCAAGCTACCTTACTGCTGATGCGAATTCAATTCGTCATTATTCAACCTTTATTGCATTTATCCTACTGTTACTCAGCTTACCTCTTGTTTGGTATTTCTCACGCAAAATATCCAATCCACTGATTCGTCTTCGCAAAGATGCTGACGCTATAAGCAACTTATACTTCGAAGAAGGCCAATCAGAGCAATCCATGATTGAAGAAGTCGATGAGTTGCACAAATCAATGTCAAAAATGAAATCAACACTGAAGCAATTCATTTCAATGGGCAATATGTTGACGGCAGAAAACAGCTTCTTCCGACAAATGCAGGGGTTATTAAGTGAAACGACAGAAATTGCAGCAATGACTGGTGGGATTATATTTCTTGCCGATAAAGATGGAGGGATATTTACACCGACGGCGTTTCGCTGGCATGGCGAAAATATTCCAGTGGCAGAAATGGCGTCATTAGATATAAAAGAAAATAATTTCGCCACTTTCCAGCCAGTGCTAGCAGGGCAAACCATTGCTGGAACTTTAAATGAAAATAATATATTCAGTCAATTACAAGACTTTCTGCAACCTTATTTGCCACTGCGTTTTGTTGCTGTACCCATGAAAACTCATGATAAACAACTCTTGGGTTTTTTATTGCTATTTACCCCGTATCAATTAAATGCAGAGCGTGAACATTCTAAAATTCAATTAGTTAATGCACTGGTCGGTAGTTTATCTGTTTCAGTAGAAACTCAGAAGTTATTACAAGAGCAAAAAAACCTGCTCAATGCATTTATTGAGCTCATTGCGGGTGCTATTGATGCCAAAAGTGCTTATACCGGTGGGCACTGTCAGCGAGTGCCCCAAATAACCAAAATGCTCGCCAGAGCTGCGGTGAATATCAAAGAAGGGCCTTTCGCTAACTTTAGTTTATCTGAGAATGAGTGGGAAGAACTGCATACAGCATGCTGGTTACATGACTGTGGCAAGATAACCACACCTGAATTTGTGGTGGATAAATCAACTAAACTGGAGTTAATTTATGACCGTATCCATGAAATACGGATGAGGTTTGAAGTCTTAAAATGCGAAAAAGAGATCGATTTCTTGCGCCGCCATGCCACGATTAATGCTAATGACACTGAACAACAATTATTGGTGGCTGAATTGCGTCAGTTGGATGATGACTTTTACTTTATCGCGCACTGTAATATCGGCGGTGAATTTATGTCCGATGACGCCATAGCGCGTATCCAGCACATTGCCGGGTATCACTGGACTCGCACATTAGATGATAATGTCGGTATTGCTCACGAAGAACGCGAGCGTAAAGCTCGACAGCCAGTTGCCTCAATACCCGCGCTAGAACCGATGCTGGCAGATAAGGAAGAACATCTCATTTACCGAGATAGTAACAATAAGCGCAAGGAATATTATGATTTCAAAGTACCAGAACCGACTTTGCTTTATAACCGAGGTGAGATTTATAACCTCAGTATTCGGCGTGGAACATTGACAGAAGAAGACCGCTATAAAATTAATGAACACATTATGCAAACAATTGTGATGCTCAAAAAACTGCCTTTCCCGCGCACCATGGCAAATGTAGCCGCTATTGCTGGTGGGCATCATGAGCGCATGGACGGTAAAGGATATCCTTGCCAACTCACTTATAAACAGATGAGTATTCCAGTACGAATGATGGCTATTGCCGATGTATTTGAAGCCCTGACCGCAGCCGACCGCCCTTATAAACCAGGAAAGTTATTATCCGAAGCACTGAATATTATGCTAAATATGGTGAATGAAAATCACCTGGATAGAGAACTGTTTATTTTATTCCTACAATCCGGCATCTGGCAGGAATACGCCATTACCTACCTGCAAGCCGATAAAGTAGATAATATTGATATTTCAGCTTTACTGCAAAAACTTGGCAACCAGGATATTTCGCTGGCAGAAACTGTTTAA
- a CDS encoding helix-turn-helix transcriptional regulator, which translates to MERIINFCPGVGSSAHIIQHTELLLTSVYIEQPLLIMVNRGHKIIRWDNQECTIRAGEIVAISSGQTIDIVNGLSDDGLFFSHQLRCDPHLIATFANHPASTGLSVIPGVMPVRNLAPEFMNTFGSTFKAISDIGDIPPAIIRHRMLELLLWLAQCGVKFRLNDDRSLSERVRRCLALDPHKIWSAAAVADHMAMSEVVLRRKLAAENILLRDLMIDVRMTSALRLLQGTDWPISLIANQVGYESASRFAERFRKRFGFAPTAIRGHHRLQPPNNDPPEVNYHHYLNLI; encoded by the coding sequence ATGGAACGTATAATTAATTTTTGCCCTGGAGTGGGTAGCTCTGCACATATTATTCAACACACAGAGCTACTGCTCACCTCCGTCTATATTGAGCAACCTTTGCTCATTATGGTTAACCGTGGGCATAAAATTATTCGCTGGGATAATCAGGAATGCACTATCCGAGCAGGTGAAATAGTTGCCATCAGTAGCGGCCAGACAATTGATATTGTTAATGGCTTATCTGACGATGGGTTATTTTTTAGTCACCAACTGCGTTGTGACCCGCATTTGATAGCGACCTTTGCTAATCATCCCGCATCAACTGGCCTTAGCGTTATTCCTGGAGTTATGCCGGTGCGTAATTTAGCACCGGAATTTATGAATACATTCGGGAGTACATTTAAAGCAATATCCGATATAGGTGATATTCCCCCGGCGATCATCAGGCACCGCATGCTGGAATTGTTACTTTGGTTAGCACAATGTGGTGTTAAATTTAGATTAAACGATGACAGGTCATTAAGTGAGAGAGTGCGCCGTTGTCTGGCACTTGACCCACACAAAATATGGTCAGCGGCTGCAGTTGCCGATCATATGGCAATGAGTGAAGTGGTATTACGGCGAAAATTAGCGGCCGAAAATATACTCTTACGGGATTTGATGATTGATGTGCGCATGACCAGTGCTCTACGTTTGTTACAAGGTACCGACTGGCCAATTTCATTGATTGCTAATCAGGTAGGTTACGAGAGCGCATCACGTTTTGCCGAACGTTTTCGCAAGCGTTTTGGATTTGCTCCTACAGCCATACGTGGGCATCATCGTTTACAACCTCCCAATAACGACCCACCAGAAGTCAATTATCATCATTATTTAAACCTGATTTAG
- the fliT gene encoding flagella biosynthesis regulatory protein FliT — MERHQHLLSDYQQILTLSEQMLVLATEGNWDALVDLEMIYLKAVESTAHVTISSCSSLALQELLREKLRAILDNEIEIKRLLQLRLDALSELVGQSTKQQAVNNTYGQFPDHALLLGETQ, encoded by the coding sequence ATGGAACGTCACCAGCACCTTTTGTCCGATTATCAACAAATCCTGACCCTCAGTGAGCAAATGTTAGTGCTGGCGACCGAGGGTAATTGGGATGCGCTGGTTGATCTAGAAATGATTTATCTTAAAGCAGTTGAAAGCACCGCCCATGTCACTATTTCTTCATGCTCATCGCTAGCACTGCAAGAGTTATTACGAGAAAAGCTTCGTGCTATTTTGGATAATGAAATTGAGATTAAGCGTCTATTACAATTGCGTCTTGATGCATTAAGTGAGTTGGTTGGCCAGTCAACAAAGCAACAGGCGGTGAATAATACTTATGGTCAGTTTCCTGACCATGCATTATTGTTAGGTGAAACTCAGTAA
- the fliS gene encoding flagellar export chaperone FliS — MYNRSGVQAYTQVGMESGVMSASPHQLIVMLFDGAQSALVRARILMNQGDIPAKGAALSKAINIIDNGLSAGLDMEKGGELAENLSALYDYMTRRLLHANLHNDEQAITEVLALLENIADAWRQIGPNYQPD; from the coding sequence ATGTACAATCGATCAGGGGTTCAAGCTTATACTCAAGTAGGCATGGAAAGTGGTGTAATGAGTGCAAGCCCTCATCAATTGATCGTGATGCTGTTCGACGGGGCGCAAAGCGCCCTGGTTCGCGCCCGCATCTTGATGAATCAGGGAGATATACCAGCCAAAGGCGCTGCATTATCCAAAGCTATTAATATCATTGATAATGGGCTAAGTGCGGGACTGGATATGGAGAAAGGTGGTGAGCTGGCCGAAAACTTATCAGCCTTGTATGACTATATGACACGGCGCTTGCTGCATGCCAACTTACATAATGACGAACAGGCTATTACTGAAGTGCTCGCTTTGCTCGAAAATATTGCGGATGCCTGGCGGCAGATCGGCCCCAATTATCAACCAGATTAG
- the fliD gene encoding flagellar filament capping protein FliD, whose protein sequence is MASISSLGIGSNMELGTLLDKLSASEQTRLTPLTNQQTSYKGKLTAYGVLQSALAKLETASAALKKADTLATTSVTSTNTAFAATTGSGATAGSYTVEVTNLAKAQSLLSGEVPNTTDKLGNSNDSRTITIKQPGQTKPLEVKLASEQTSLTGIRDAINKQEGSVTASIMKADDDTYYLALTSKETGTKSEMTVSVSGDDTLNNFLNYTPGSTGGSGAMTQKVKAEDAALTVNGVAITRQSNTITDAPQGVTLTLKAVTKKDEPEQLTITRDSTATKAAIQTFVDSYNSLQTTFASLTKYTAVEPGKDQSTSNGALVGDGTLRSIQTQLKSQLASAQGGDVKTLAAMGITQDLDGKLVIDSKKLDKALTDQPNSVTAFFVGDGKTTGFATQIDNLLNTALDTTKGSLKTATDGIDKSLKSLEKQVTSTTDSINATIERYKAQFTQLDKLVSSLTNTGNFLTQQFSS, encoded by the coding sequence ATGGCAAGTATCAGTTCGCTGGGTATCGGTTCAAATATGGAGCTAGGCACTTTATTGGATAAGTTAAGTGCATCGGAGCAAACTCGCTTAACTCCGCTAACTAACCAGCAGACCAGTTATAAAGGTAAACTCACCGCCTATGGTGTATTACAGAGCGCATTAGCTAAATTAGAAACTGCATCAGCGGCCCTAAAAAAAGCAGATACGCTAGCCACGACTTCTGTCACCAGCACCAACACTGCATTCGCAGCGACCACCGGTAGCGGCGCAACAGCCGGAAGTTACACTGTCGAAGTAACCAATTTGGCTAAAGCGCAATCACTGCTTTCTGGTGAGGTGCCAAACACAACAGATAAACTGGGCAATAGTAACGACAGTCGTACCATTACGATAAAACAGCCGGGTCAAACTAAGCCATTGGAAGTTAAGTTGGCCAGTGAGCAGACTTCTTTGACCGGCATTCGTGATGCGATTAATAAACAAGAAGGTAGCGTTACTGCCAGCATTATGAAAGCGGATGATGACACTTATTATCTGGCACTCACCTCAAAGGAAACGGGTACCAAATCAGAAATGACCGTCAGTGTCAGTGGTGATGACACCTTAAATAATTTCCTGAATTATACGCCTGGCAGTACCGGTGGCAGCGGTGCAATGACACAAAAAGTGAAAGCAGAAGATGCCGCACTGACGGTTAATGGCGTGGCTATTACCCGTCAAAGCAACACCATTACCGATGCTCCACAAGGGGTAACGCTGACCTTAAAAGCGGTAACCAAGAAAGATGAACCTGAACAACTGACAATTACTCGTGACTCCACGGCAACCAAAGCCGCGATTCAAACATTTGTTGATTCCTATAACTCACTACAAACGACATTTGCCTCTTTAACTAAATATACCGCTGTTGAACCAGGTAAAGATCAATCAACCAGCAATGGCGCATTAGTTGGCGATGGGACATTGCGTAGTATTCAGACACAGCTAAAAAGTCAGTTGGCCTCAGCACAAGGGGGGGATGTAAAAACCCTGGCTGCAATGGGTATCACTCAAGACCTTGATGGAAAATTAGTCATCGACTCCAAAAAGCTTGATAAGGCGTTGACTGACCAACCTAATAGTGTGACCGCATTTTTTGTCGGCGACGGTAAAACTACAGGTTTCGCCACTCAAATAGATAACCTGTTAAACACCGCGCTAGATACCACTAAAGGCTCATTAAAAACAGCCACAGATGGTATAGACAAATCGCTGAAATCATTAGAAAAACAGGTTACATCGACCACTGATAGTATTAACGCCACCATTGAGCGATATAAAGCACAATTTACCCAATTAGATAAATTGGTGAGTTCATTAACCAATACCGGTAATTTCTTAACTCAGCAATTTTCTTCATAA
- a CDS encoding flagellin codes for MAVINTNTLSLTTQNNMNKSQSSLGTAIERLSSGLRINSAKDDAAGQAIANRFTSNIKGLTQASRNANDGISLAQTTEGALGEINNNLQRVRELSVQAATGSNSSSDLKSIQDEIQQRLDEIDRVSDQTQFNGVKVLAGNSSMKVQVGANDGETISINLEKIDSKSLGLQGFNVDGAKQASVDDLTSQFKATGSTNYNVGTPAVAYKVDINSGAVTNGAGAAQYIDAGTGAFSATATTPNTASTVYTATAKAGTEATSIAAASVGKAVGDKFTAEGMEFTVKTAADANGNGVYSATVDGKSVDFTTSASTAATGTAAEVKTSSALFSSVVGGGLTTKATENNRAATLADLDLKGATKTGSTLTVNGTAYTANAKGDEITNAAGKTMYMSRTANGNVTLINEDAAASEKSTENQLATVDKALAQVDALRSGLGAVQNRFDSAITNLGNTINNLTSARSRIQDADYSTEVSNMSRANILQQAGTSVLAQANQVPQTVLSLLR; via the coding sequence ATGGCGGTAATTAACACTAACACCCTGTCTCTGACGACTCAGAACAACATGAATAAATCACAGTCTTCTTTAGGCACCGCCATTGAGCGTTTGTCTTCTGGTCTGCGTATCAACAGTGCAAAAGACGATGCAGCGGGTCAGGCCATCGCTAACCGCTTCACCTCTAATATCAAAGGCTTGACTCAGGCTTCTCGTAACGCAAACGACGGTATCTCTCTGGCGCAAACCACTGAAGGTGCGTTGGGCGAAATCAACAACAACTTACAACGTGTTCGTGAGCTGAGTGTTCAGGCTGCAACCGGTTCTAACTCATCTTCTGACCTGAAATCAATCCAGGACGAAATTCAACAACGTCTGGACGAAATCGACCGCGTATCTGACCAAACTCAGTTCAACGGCGTGAAAGTTCTGGCTGGCAACAGCAGCATGAAAGTTCAGGTTGGCGCTAACGATGGCGAAACTATCAGCATCAATCTGGAAAAAATTGACTCAAAAAGCCTGGGCCTGCAAGGCTTCAACGTTGATGGTGCTAAACAAGCCTCTGTTGATGATTTGACTTCTCAGTTCAAAGCCACTGGTAGCACTAACTATAATGTTGGTACTCCTGCAGTAGCCTATAAAGTAGATATTAACTCTGGTGCCGTGACTAATGGCGCTGGCGCAGCACAATATATTGATGCAGGTACTGGTGCATTCTCCGCTACAGCAACGACTCCTAACACTGCATCTACGGTTTATACCGCGACGGCAAAAGCAGGCACTGAAGCTACTTCTATTGCAGCTGCGTCTGTGGGTAAAGCCGTTGGTGATAAATTCACCGCTGAAGGCATGGAATTCACTGTTAAAACAGCTGCTGATGCAAATGGTAACGGTGTATACAGTGCAACTGTTGATGGTAAAAGTGTTGATTTCACAACATCAGCTAGTACTGCGGCTACCGGTACCGCTGCTGAAGTGAAAACTTCTAGCGCTTTGTTCTCCTCTGTTGTTGGTGGCGGTTTAACCACCAAAGCGACTGAAAATAACCGCGCTGCAACTTTAGCTGACTTGGATTTAAAAGGCGCGACTAAAACCGGCAGCACCCTGACTGTTAACGGCACCGCGTACACTGCTAACGCCAAAGGTGATGAAATCACTAACGCTGCTGGCAAGACTATGTACATGTCCCGCACCGCTAACGGCAACGTGACTCTGATCAACGAAGATGCTGCTGCATCTGAGAAATCAACCGAGAACCAACTGGCGACTGTTGATAAAGCGCTGGCACAAGTTGATGCACTGCGTAGTGGCTTGGGTGCGGTACAAAACCGTTTCGACTCAGCCATTACCAACCTGGGTAACACCATCAATAACCTGACTTCAGCACGTAGCCGCATCCAGGATGCTGATTACTCTACTGAAGTATCTAACATGAGCCGTGCGAACATACTGCAACAAGCAGGGACTTCTGTACTGGCTCAGGCCAATCAGGTTCCACAAACTGTATTGTCTCTGCTGCGTTAA
- a CDS encoding RNA polymerase sigma factor FliA encodes MSDLYTAEGVMDKNSLWQRYVPLVRHEALRLQVRLPASVELDDLLQAGGIGLLNAVERYDALQGTAFTTYAVQRIRGAMLDELRSRDWAPRSVRRNAREVASAMQKVEQRLGRPATEQEVAQLLDIDLAEYRQILLDTNNSQLFSYDEWREEQGESVEPMLEGHEDANPLQHLLEGNLRQRVIEAIEALPEREKMVLTLYYQEELNLKEIGAVLEVGESRVSQLHSQAIKRLRSRLNNDS; translated from the coding sequence GTGAGTGATCTGTATACCGCCGAAGGCGTGATGGACAAGAATTCCCTCTGGCAACGCTATGTTCCTCTGGTTCGCCATGAAGCATTGCGCTTGCAGGTGCGCCTGCCCGCCAGTGTGGAATTGGATGATTTGTTGCAGGCTGGGGGGATTGGTCTGCTGAATGCTGTTGAGCGTTATGACGCTTTACAAGGAACCGCATTTACCACTTATGCGGTACAGCGCATACGTGGCGCGATGTTGGATGAACTGCGCAGCCGAGATTGGGCACCGCGCAGTGTGCGGCGCAATGCGCGCGAAGTCGCCAGTGCCATGCAAAAGGTGGAGCAGCGGCTCGGGCGTCCAGCGACTGAGCAGGAAGTCGCACAACTCCTTGATATCGATTTGGCGGAGTACCGTCAGATCTTGTTGGATACCAACAACAGCCAGCTTTTTTCCTATGACGAATGGCGGGAAGAACAGGGTGAAAGTGTCGAGCCGATGCTGGAAGGGCATGAGGATGCCAACCCGCTACAACATTTATTGGAAGGAAATCTGCGCCAACGTGTTATTGAAGCGATCGAGGCCCTGCCGGAACGTGAAAAAATGGTGTTGACGCTGTATTACCAGGAAGAACTGAACCTGAAAGAAATCGGAGCCGTGCTGGAAGTGGGGGAATCCCGCGTCAGCCAGCTTCATAGCCAGGCGATAAAACGCTTACGCAGCCGCCTGAATAACGACTCTTAA